A window of Funiculus sociatus GB2-C1 genomic DNA:
TCTTGGTAGGTCTCCAGAATATACCGCGCGATCGCTTTAACTCGTGTAGCGTTAGGTTTGCGTTGGGCGAAGTCTGGTAAGTCTGGCTCATTCGGAACATAAAGGCGATCGTCATTTAGCAGTCGGGCGACATCTCCAAAGTACAGACTGGCAACATAACTTTGATGTTCACCCTGTGATCCCCGACAAACAGGTACAGCTCGAAGCACAAGTTCCATTGTTGATTCCTTGGTTAGAGGAGCAAATCCTGTCTTTTAATCCTGTAGTCATGCCTACATGGTAGCAGGGGTTCTGTCAAGCTGACTAGAATGCGTGAGACCCCCTTCAGGCAATCCAACCTTGTCTTCAACAGTCCGCGTACCGGGTGAACTCTACGAAACGCTGCGCCAAATCAGGCTTTCACTTGAGAGCGAACACCAAAGTGCTGCACCGACTGTGCAGGATATGATTAGCGTCGCCCTGAAACGATTCATCAATGATTGGGAGAATCCTGACAAGCAAAATCAGCTTTTGGGTGAGTTACTAGAGCATCGCAGAGTCGCCCGCTCAAACATGGGTAAAAGAAGAATTGACGACAGCTAGACGGTGGTGACGGATGACATTCGCTAACTTTGAATCGCCTCAGCAATCTACCTTACGTCTAGAAAATGATGAGTCCCAACACTAAAAACACTGACCAACTCATTTTGCGTCATCTAGAGGATATTGAGCAGGAGCGGATTAACTTTGGTCTCTACGAAACCTATGTCACAAAGGCTGACATAATACAACGTGCCCAAGAAAAGGGTGAGAACTTGGACGAGGCTGCATTAGAAGAAGGGTTAGCCAGTTTAGAAGAGCAAAGGTGGGCGCTCAAGCTGGATGAGAACCACTATCGCTCACGAATTAGCGAGATTGTCCGGCTCCTCAAGAATGTTAAGCAAAGGTTTCGCAGCAATGATGCCCAAAGCGCCCCTTATCTAATCCAATCCATCCGTGTTGAGTTTGCAGATCGCCGCAGATTAGCGCGTGAGACTAAGTTTAAAGAAACTATCAATCAGTTATTTAAAAGCAGTAGAAGTCTGAGACTAAAGCATCTAGATAACGCTCGCAAAGCTGTTCAAAATGGTTTTTGTAAAGCACTAGACAAAGAACTAGACGAAGTAAGACTAACCCGTGTGCAAGAACGGGCGTTGCAGGAAATCACTCAGAAATATTTCCAACGTCAAGGACAGGGATATGTAATTACTGGCAACACTGGTAGTGGTAAAACTGAAGCTGCGTTACTTCCTCTGCTGCTTGGAGCGTTGCAGGAGAAGATGAACAATATTGCGGGATGTAAAATTATCCTAGTTTATCCCCGGCAGACTTTAGCCAAAAATCAGTTAGAGCGACTCAGCCAGTATGTAGCCGCCATTAACCAACAAGTGTATGGAATGGCAATGAGTGGAGTGTCGAACCAAGATTTGACTGTAGGAATTGTCTTTGGTGACACTCCATCCAATGACGAGGAACTGCGTAATGGATACTCAAAAGACGGAAAACTCCAGCGTGGACGTTGGGAAAAGCAAGATGAGAAATACAAACTCCCGTACTTCACAGACAAAAACGGAGAGCCGGTCTACGCAGTCAACCTAGCCAATGGTGAATGTACCCTAAAACCTGCTGACAGCAGTTGGGAGTTGAAGGGCTTTAAGGCTACGCGCAGCGCTATTCAAAGCAACCCGCCAGACGTGCTAATTATCACCACTGAAATGCTGCATCGGTGGTTGATGGACGCTGCATTCAATGATTTTTTCGGCTTATCGACTCGCCCAGGTTATCCACCAAATTTCTGTGCCCCACGAGCTGTCGTATTCGACGAGATTCACCTCTATGACACTATACACGGCGCTCAGATTGGCTTGCTGATTCGCCGTTTACGCCATCGGCTACAACAGGCAATGCGTTCGTGTGATGGAGAATCTTGGCGATACCCACTGATGCTGGGGATGAGTGCAACTATTGGTAATCCTCAAAAGTTTTGGAAGGAACTTAGTGGGGTTGCGGATGTAGATGAGATTTCACCAGAAGAGAAGGACATGGAAGATGCTCAGGGACGAGAGTATTTCCTGTTCATTCGCCCAGAAACTTACTCGCGTGGCAAGCCTGTAGGAGATGCTTCGACAGCAATCCAGACGATTATGGCGATCGCCCACAATATGCGTCGGCGAGACAGTGATGGGAAAGAACCTCCTAAGTTCAGAAGCCTCGTGTTTCAAGACTCCATTAGTAAAGTCAAAAAGTTAGCACTTGAATTCCACGATGCCGAAACCAACAATAATCTAGCATGCTACAGACTTCAGCGACCCAATTCTAGCCACGACGTACTAACCTCACCAGCGTTTCTGGATGGTGAATATTGGTACTTTGATGCTGAAGACCTTGACCAATACTCCACGAAACGCCAACCCGGAACAGAAGCGCGATCGCTCACTTCAAAGCCTTTTCCAGTGTACAGCGGTAGTGGTAAAGGAGATATCGAAATTCTGCTGCAAGACATCATCTTTGCTACTACTTCTTTAGAAGTTGGCTACGACGACGCTAGCATCCAATTTGTAATGCAGCACCACGCCCCTCGTAACCCAGCTAGCTTCGTGCAAAAGAAGGGCAGGGCTGGTCGTTCCCTCCAAGACCGTCCTATCACTGCGGTCACCCTCTCACAAAACTCTTACAAGGATGCCTTCTATTATCAGAACCCGCAACTCCTCTACGATCCTTCCGACTACCGCCCACCTCTCAATGTCGATAACTACTTTGTGCAGCAGTTTCAAACCATCGCCCTAATCTTTGATGAGTTGGCGCGTCTTAAACAAGGGCGAAACTTACTCCAGGGAAACTTCAGTAGTGTCGAAGAGCATTTGGACGAAATACAGCAGGAGTTGGATAGATTCGAGATTGGGCAGGAACTTCAGCACGCTTACAAGTATGTAACAGGCGAATCGTTTCAAAAAGTTCACCCTATTTGGAGAGAGATATGGAATTGGTTTAAAAAGCGAATGCTTGAAGATGATATCCGCTATAACTTTGGGAAAAACAACAATCTGCTCCAAATTTGTCCGGACTTACCAGACAACCTGTTTAGCTCTATCAATCTGCCTACAGTTCGGGTCATGTTTTCGGGAGGCGGGGAGCCAGAAAACTGGTCAGGGGCAGACGAGGATATCTCTCTTGCTTTCTTAGAATTGGCTCCCGGCAAGATCACGCGCCGCTACAACCCTCGCTACCATCTTTACTGGCGACCGTTAGTTGCTTTTGTAGAACCAAGAGAAAACTTTAAAGGAAGACCTGTCTCCAATGCAGTAGCTATGGAGCGATATAAGTATGAAAAACGCTCGGAAAATCCTGGACCATTTAATTCTCTGCTTCTCAAGCAGCTTGATCAAGTATGGGGAAGTAATTGGCAAGATTACTTCCCCTTGAATGTAGAGCAGGTTTACACTCAAGCTGTACCGCAGCGTTTCTACCGAGTTCGCTATTTGGAACTGTGGGACTTTGGTAAGGACTTAGTTGATGATCCAAAGCACCCGAATACTGAATGGTTGGGTGCGTTTAAGCCTGACGGTAGCGTGGACTTGAGGTTTGGAAGCAAAAGGAAACAGCTTGACAAGCTTTATCCAGGTAGGGTTCGCTCAGTCTCCCCAGATTCTAATAGCTACCCGTTGTCTTTCAGCGTGGTCAAGGTAAATACGGCAGATCAGGAGGAAGTAGAGCCTCGGCACAGACTAGAGTTGCCTCCCCTATTCAAAGGCTTGGTCAATAATCTGGATTTCTACTATGGCGAAGTCGGGGAAAATCGCTCAATGCTCAATGTGTGGGAAGTTCAATACGGAGCTGAGGCTCGTATTCGGTTGCTATCTGATGAGCAGTTGCTACGTCAAGGTAGGAAAGACCCGCACGCGGGCATGGGTCAAAACACAGTTAGATACATCAGCGAACACGATGGGAAGCCCACCCTGTACGGCTATGACTTGAATACTGAGGGAGTACGGGTTCCCTATTCATACGAACAGCTACGCAAAGTAGCTGAGTTTTTGTTCGAGGAGATATGGAATGATCCTAAACGCAAGACTCACTTACAAGACCAGTACCTTCGATTCTTGCTCAAGTCGAGTTCTTGGCAACCAAAGGGAGTAGAACATCCCTTAACCGCTTTTGACCTGCGTAAAGTAGCAGACATCATTGCAACCATGCGTGCGGAGTCACGAGCAATGGGAACGGAGGATTGGCGAACTTTTTTAGAGCATCTGACTAATCCCGATGGGTTGAATAATCTAGTAGATATGGTGCGTGCCAAGTACTGGCGTGACCACCGAGTCTTTCCTGAAGACTTCAGAGACCGATTGGTTTCAACTCTGGCCTATTCCAATAGCGTTACTGAATCTCAGAGTGATAGTGCCATTCAAGGCACGTTGTTTGATACAACCGCATTTCAAGCTGAAACAACTACATCTAAAGAACCAGCAACACCCTCAAATACTCGACAACTTTTGGAGGAGCAGGTTTTCGCTAAACTCGGCAAGAAATCTGAAATCTTGGACTACTTGATGGACAACATAGTTCATTCACTGAAACAGGCAACAAGGAATCTGTTTCTGACAGAAGGTAGCACTCGTGATGAGGAGATAGGCAGCCACAGCGTACTAAAATTAACCTACGGGAAAAAGCCTTGGGATACTTCGTTTTACGTTTACGAACGCAACCAAGACGGTAATGGGGCGACAAGGCTGGCATCAGAGGTACTAAAAGAGAATCCAACCCATTTACTTAAGCGTTGGTGGGAAGTAACTTTATCGTGTCCCCTAGGTGATGAAGAAGACTTTTTGAAGAGAGTCTTACGAGACAATAAGCAGCTACTTCTGGACTTCCAAGAAACATTTTTCCAATCCGAACCACAGAACAGATCAAACCCCAGAGATTTTCTTTTCCCTCTTGTTGAGGAACAGGTTAAAGATAAAGATCACGATCCTTTACTCCAGCGTTTAGCTGGATTGCTGACGAGTGAACTGAGCATTGCAGGGCAGACCTTGCCCCGCATTGGCTTACAAAGTGAGTTGCTGCATCTGGAAGATGCCTTGGCTGAGAGATTTAAGCGACCTCCAACCCCAAGGGAACTGGCAGGTTACGCAGCCACACAAGTTCAACAGGAGCCAACAAACTATCCTTATCTAGCTCAGTTGATGCAGAGGTATGAAGAGCATACCCAAAACTTAGGTTTAGAGGATGAAGATTCGGAGGACACGGCAAATGCATTAGACCGATTCCTGGCTCAAGTTGAGAATATGAGTCTGAGTACTTGTGTGGATGCCTGTCCAGCTTGTTTGGCAGCTAGCTGCGATCACGGGCATATTGATGTGATGCGCCATACCATTTCTCGACGTTACTTGAAAATGGCTCGCCATCTTTTGACCCAAGAACTGACTCGTGAATACGGTCAGGAGCCTGTTGAAAACTTGGTGGCGATCGCTCAGCACAACGGGGGTTATGTAATCCTCGAACATTTGGGTCAACCCAATCCCGCTTACATGCTTCAGCTCAAGAATCAGGGCTTCAAGATGATTAAGCGGGACTTTGACCACGAAACTTTTGTCGTGCGCCAGATGTTCTATTACCAAGGAAATACATGAAGGTCTATGGTAATTACCCAGAGCCAACCTTTTCCAGAGGTCTAGCTGAGTTACTCGTGCAGTTACTGGACTTTCCAGGGGACGAGGTCTGGTTAATCAGCCCTTGGCTTAAGGATGTTCGTTTGGCGATCGCTCAACTGGGAGACTTTGCCAGTTTGCTGGGTGGGCAAAGAGAGGAAATTGAATTGAGCCAATTGCTCACCCGTATAGCTGAGCAACACAGGCTCCACGTAATTACTAAGCCTCCAGAGGAACTAATCCCTTTTAGGGTACTTAAGCGTCTAGCAAACAAGATTGACTTACGAAAACGCTTGCTGAAGGAAAGAGAGGTAGAAGAAGATTTACAAGGTTACGACATTATCGAAGAGGTCATAGAGGAGTTCAATACAGAGATTGAGCAGCTAGCTAGTGAAGCTACCGTACATGCGGAAACTATTCGTATTGGTCGAATGCTACAAGCAAAGGGAGCTGAATTATACTACTTAGATAAACTCCACGCTAAGTTGCTCTGGACTCCCATCGGAGCATTAATTGGAAGTGCTAATTTCACCAATGGTGGGCTAAGTTATAACAACGAGCTGATGGTAGAAATAACTGAACCGGCTGAGCTTCCGAAGTTACAATCCATAGCTCA
This region includes:
- a CDS encoding DEAD/DEAH box helicase yields the protein MMSPNTKNTDQLILRHLEDIEQERINFGLYETYVTKADIIQRAQEKGENLDEAALEEGLASLEEQRWALKLDENHYRSRISEIVRLLKNVKQRFRSNDAQSAPYLIQSIRVEFADRRRLARETKFKETINQLFKSSRSLRLKHLDNARKAVQNGFCKALDKELDEVRLTRVQERALQEITQKYFQRQGQGYVITGNTGSGKTEAALLPLLLGALQEKMNNIAGCKIILVYPRQTLAKNQLERLSQYVAAINQQVYGMAMSGVSNQDLTVGIVFGDTPSNDEELRNGYSKDGKLQRGRWEKQDEKYKLPYFTDKNGEPVYAVNLANGECTLKPADSSWELKGFKATRSAIQSNPPDVLIITTEMLHRWLMDAAFNDFFGLSTRPGYPPNFCAPRAVVFDEIHLYDTIHGAQIGLLIRRLRHRLQQAMRSCDGESWRYPLMLGMSATIGNPQKFWKELSGVADVDEISPEEKDMEDAQGREYFLFIRPETYSRGKPVGDASTAIQTIMAIAHNMRRRDSDGKEPPKFRSLVFQDSISKVKKLALEFHDAETNNNLACYRLQRPNSSHDVLTSPAFLDGEYWYFDAEDLDQYSTKRQPGTEARSLTSKPFPVYSGSGKGDIEILLQDIIFATTSLEVGYDDASIQFVMQHHAPRNPASFVQKKGRAGRSLQDRPITAVTLSQNSYKDAFYYQNPQLLYDPSDYRPPLNVDNYFVQQFQTIALIFDELARLKQGRNLLQGNFSSVEEHLDEIQQELDRFEIGQELQHAYKYVTGESFQKVHPIWREIWNWFKKRMLEDDIRYNFGKNNNLLQICPDLPDNLFSSINLPTVRVMFSGGGEPENWSGADEDISLAFLELAPGKITRRYNPRYHLYWRPLVAFVEPRENFKGRPVSNAVAMERYKYEKRSENPGPFNSLLLKQLDQVWGSNWQDYFPLNVEQVYTQAVPQRFYRVRYLELWDFGKDLVDDPKHPNTEWLGAFKPDGSVDLRFGSKRKQLDKLYPGRVRSVSPDSNSYPLSFSVVKVNTADQEEVEPRHRLELPPLFKGLVNNLDFYYGEVGENRSMLNVWEVQYGAEARIRLLSDEQLLRQGRKDPHAGMGQNTVRYISEHDGKPTLYGYDLNTEGVRVPYSYEQLRKVAEFLFEEIWNDPKRKTHLQDQYLRFLLKSSSWQPKGVEHPLTAFDLRKVADIIATMRAESRAMGTEDWRTFLEHLTNPDGLNNLVDMVRAKYWRDHRVFPEDFRDRLVSTLAYSNSVTESQSDSAIQGTLFDTTAFQAETTTSKEPATPSNTRQLLEEQVFAKLGKKSEILDYLMDNIVHSLKQATRNLFLTEGSTRDEEIGSHSVLKLTYGKKPWDTSFYVYERNQDGNGATRLASEVLKENPTHLLKRWWEVTLSCPLGDEEDFLKRVLRDNKQLLLDFQETFFQSEPQNRSNPRDFLFPLVEEQVKDKDHDPLLQRLAGLLTSELSIAGQTLPRIGLQSELLHLEDALAERFKRPPTPRELAGYAATQVQQEPTNYPYLAQLMQRYEEHTQNLGLEDEDSEDTANALDRFLAQVENMSLSTCVDACPACLAASCDHGHIDVMRHTISRRYLKMARHLLTQELTREYGQEPVENLVAIAQHNGGYVILEHLGQPNPAYMLQLKNQGFKMIKRDFDHETFVVRQMFYYQGNT
- a CDS encoding phospholipase D-like domain-containing protein — translated: MKVYGNYPEPTFSRGLAELLVQLLDFPGDEVWLISPWLKDVRLAIAQLGDFASLLGGQREEIELSQLLTRIAEQHRLHVITKPPEELIPFRVLKRLANKIDLRKRLLKEREVEEDLQGYDIIEEVIEEFNTEIEQLASEATVHAETIRIGRMLQAKGAELYYLDKLHAKLLWTPIGALIGSANFTNGGLSYNNELMVEITEPAELPKLQSIAQQMGNRAVIAQNYSLNKALKREEYPLNDYLAFIDSQELQNLPGLQHLLEQINQWIK